A genome region from Arachis duranensis cultivar V14167 chromosome 8, aradu.V14167.gnm2.J7QH, whole genome shotgun sequence includes the following:
- the LOC107462848 gene encoding uncharacterized protein LOC107462848, producing MGKAHKNVGAVVMIFVLVIGIAECRNLKEDEVVSGVGAVGRNYVVGFGDGRGGFIVSEPASGLGAGVGASGNAVGKKFHVVSEPASGLGAGVGAVGRNFHVVSEPAGVGAVGRNFVVVSEPASGLGFSSAASVGQGITGATAGGGGL from the coding sequence ATGGGGAAAGCACATAAGAATGTGGGTGCAGTTGTAATGATATTTGTTTTGGTGATAGGGATAGCAGAATGTCGAAACTTGAAAGAAGACGAAGTAGTCTCTGGAGTTGGAGCAGTTGGAAGAAACTATGTTGTTGGATTTGGAGATGGAAGAGGTGGTTTTATCGTATCAGAACCAGCAAGCGGGTTAGGAGCTGGAGTTGGAGCAAGTGGGAATGCAGTCGGAAAAAAATTTCATGTCGTATCAGAACCTGCAAGCGGGTTAGGAGCTGGAGTTGGAGCAGTTGGAAGAAATTTTCATGTCGTATCAGAACCAGCTGGAGTTGGAGCAGTTGGAAGAAATTTTGTTGTCGTATCAGAACCTGCAAGCGGGTTAGGATTCAGCAGTGCTGCCAGTGTGGGTCAAGGAATTACCGGTGCCACTGCTGGTGGTGGTGGTCTTTGA